One window of the Bos indicus x Bos taurus breed Angus x Brahman F1 hybrid chromosome 8, Bos_hybrid_MaternalHap_v2.0, whole genome shotgun sequence genome contains the following:
- the CTSL gene encoding cathepsin L1: MGGLGAHNPTLDAAGSGAAGCACAAGSPRHRFLNMNPSLLLTALCLGIASAAPKFDHSLDTQWKSWKATHRKPYDLNEEGWRKAVWKKNMKMIELHNQEYSQGKHSFSMAMNAFGDMTNEEFRHTMNGFQRQKNKKGKEFHETIFASIPPSVDWREKGYVTPVKNQGKCGSCWAFSATGALEGQMFQKTGKLVSLSEQNLVDCSQPQGNRGCHGGFIDNAFQYVLDVGGLDSEESYPYTGLVGTCLYNPNNSAANETGFVDLPKQEKALMKAVATLGPISVAVDAHNPSFQFYKSGIYYEPNCSSESVDHAVLVVGYGFEGADSDDNKYWLVKNSWGEHWGMNGYIKMAKDRNNHCGIATMASYPTV; the protein is encoded by the exons GTTTTTGAACATGAATCCTTCACTCCTCCTGACAGCCCTTTGCTTGGGAATAGCCTCAGCTGCTCCAAAATTTGACCACAGTTTAGATACACAATGGAAATCGTGGAAGGCAACACACAGGAAACCATACGACTTG AATGAAGAAGGATGGAGAAAAGCCGTGTGgaagaagaatatgaaaatgattgAGCTGCATAATCAGGAATACAGCCAAGGGAAACATAGCTTCAGCATGGCAATGAATGCCTTTGGTGACATG ACCAATGAAGAATTCAGGCACACGATGAATGGCTTtcaaaggcagaagaacaagaagGGGAAAGAGTTCCATGAAACTATCTTTGCTTCGATTCCTCCATCCGTGGATTGGAGAGAGAAAGGCTATGTAACTCCTGTGAAGAATCAG ggTAAATGTGGTTCTTGTTGGGCTTTTAGTGCCACGGGTGCTCTTGAAGGACAGATGTTCCAAAAAACTGGCAAACTTGTTTCACTGAGTGAGCAGAACCTGGTGGACTGCTCTCAGCCTCAAGGCAATCGGGGTTGTCACGGTGGCTTCATAGATAATGCCTTCCAGTATGTTTTGGACGTTGGAGGCCTGGACTCAGAGGAATCTTATCCATACACTGGATTG GTTGGCACCTGCCTTTACAATCCCAACAATTCTGCTGCTAATGAAACTGGTTTCGTGGACCTCCCTAAGCAGGAGAAGGCTCTTATGAAGGCAGTGGCAACTTTGGGTCCCATCTCTGTTGCTGTAGATGCACACAATCCATCTTTCCAGTTCTACAAGTCAG gCATTTATTATGAGCCAAATTGTAGCAGTGAATCCGTGGATCATGCTGTTCTGGTAGTTGGCTATGGCTTTGAAGGAGCAGACTCAGATGACAATAAATATTGGCTTGTCAAAAACAG CTGGGGTGAACATTGGGGCATGAATGGCTACATAAAGATGGCCAAAGACCGGAACAACCACTGTGGAATCGCCACCATGGCCAGTTATCCTACTGTCTAA